One Vanessa atalanta chromosome 20, ilVanAtal1.2, whole genome shotgun sequence genomic window carries:
- the LOC125071685 gene encoding DNA cross-link repair 1A protein-like → MNNDDINTYLPSILNPRAVKIFNKDISLTQNSTVSRSSLTLKRNNTNINVNNSINQDYSLDKENLRNKINCYPTVVHNVGQQKNISDVNSLGFSAIEDINSINDDFSLSSFPLKLEIPNKNIDTKDISVLSIPSTPELHREKSIDSDKTIIYDVHEKPVITLSFSVSNCDNVDINTKKSHIKKIVLAHNKTDIDVDCEILEGSELSEDTINSNINMNDSLLSSKRKAVSVNLEIKKQKVTGTEEKPENTKILILNTNAIEKLTHIIVQPPNYKLVKRKIIDTDNYINSKQKPSYVSVIKHGKHVKNEHLKQKSIDTYLKSNNTSKIEPVVPVKDSESLGNDAPASVCHAKKLGRNDAQEMNRNSVVADLIGRTSHKQCPEPSRSPRISLPRSPSPKREVKSSISEAQRASSSRSKKDSAGSLSPRRNIDSIHFTLPVKSKSNKTSAVARNIPYHKIVTGTHFAVDAFSYGEIPNIKHYFLTHFHSDHYMGLNRNFNKMLFCSKITADLCVLRLGVSFKRVHIINLDETIVIDGVEVTAIDANHCPGALMFVFTLPNGKSILHTGDFRASDIMESYPVFWNKDVHTIYLDTTYCNPRYDFPKQDQSLEMALNLLREKKTALEKVGKKFSSVLIVCGTYTIGKEKFFHGMARRVGCTVWACPEKDLVLQTVEGRSFSLVPPQSCQLHVVPMRDLTHEKMRSYLANLKGAFSEVVAFKPSGWENGKSPSVEKDSVTIHGIPYSEHSSFSELIRFVKFLKPKQVIPTVYISGGIKAVQKYFPCPLISKEDIHCQSKLTDYFTIQNQQQVPAVT, encoded by the exons ATGAATAATGatgatattaatacttatttgcCTTCCATTTTAAATCCAAGAGCGGTCAAAATATTCAACAAGGATATATCACTTACtcag AATTCAACAGTCAGTCGTTCATCTTTGACACTAAAACGAAACAATACAAACATTAATGTCAACAACAGTATAAACCAg GATTATAGTcttgataaagaaaatttaagaaacaaaataaattgttacccAACTGTTGTACACAATGTAGGGcaacagaaaaatatttctgatGTAAATTCATTAGGATTTTCAGCTATAGAAGACATAAACAGTATAAATGATGATTTTTCTCTAAGTAGTTTTCCTTTAAAGTTAGAAATccctaataaaaatatcgatactAAAGACATTTCTGTATTATCAATTCCATCAACGCCTGAATTACACAGAGAGAAAAGTATTGATAgtgataaaactattatttatgacGTACATGAAAAACCAGTAATAACTCTTTCTTTCTCTGTTTCGAATTGTGATAATGTTgacataaacacaaaaaaaagtcacataaaaaaaatagtattagcaCATAATAAAACAGACATAGATGTAGACTGTGAAATTTTAGAAGGTTCGGAGTTATCCGAAGAcacaataaatagtaatataaatatgaatgacTCTTTACTTTCATCAAAACGAAAAGCAGTCTCTGTCaacttagaaattaaaaaacaaaaagtgaCAGGCACAGAAGAAAAACCCGAGAATACgaaaattcttattttgaacACAAATGCCATTGAGAAACTTACACACATTATAGTCCAACcaccaaattataaattagtgaAACGGAAAATTATTGATACCGATAATTACATTAACTCGAAACAAAAACCTTCTTATGTGTCTGTTATTAAGCATGGGAAACATGTTAAAAATGAACATTTGAAGCAGAAGTCTATAGACACttacttaaaaagtaataacaCTTCGAAAATAGAGCCCGTGGTTCCTGTAAAGGATTCTGAGTCATTGGGTAATGATGCTCCTGCAAGTGTGTGTCATGCTAAGAAACTAGGGCGTAACGATGCGCAGGAAATGAACAGGAATTCAGTGGTTGCAGATTTAATTGGACGGACATCACATAAGCAATGTCCTGAACCGTCAAGATCTCCACGAATTTCATTGCCACGATCACCATCTCCGAAGCGGGAGGTGAAGTCATCAATTTCTGAAGCACAACGGGCTTCCTCGTCAAGATCTAAAAAGGACAGTGCGGGGTCTTTGTCGCCTAGGAGAAATATAGATTCCATTCACTTCACGCTTCCAGTTAAGTCTAAGTCGAATAAGACATCAGCCGTTGCGCGTAACATTCCCTACCATAAAATTGTAACAG GGACACATTTTGCCGTTGATGCATTTTCTTATGGAGAAATTCcaaacattaaacattatttcttaACTCATTTTCATTCTGACCACTATATGGGACTTAAcagaaatttcaataaaatgttattttgttccAAAATAACGG CGGATTTATGCGTTTTGCGTCTAGGAGTGAGTTTTAAACGTGTTCATATTATAAACCTCGATGAGACGATTGTAATCGATGGCGTGGAGGTGACAGCGATCGACGCGAACCA cTGTCCCGGTGCACTCATGTTTGTGTTTACGTTGCCAAATGGAAAGAGCATTCTTCATACCGGTGATTTCCGTGCCTCTGATATCATGGAATCTTATCCAGTATTTTGGAATAAAGACGTGCACACAATTTATCTTGACACTAC atattgcAACCCACGTTACGATTTTCCAAAACAAGATCAAAGCTTAGAGATGGCATTAAATCTGCTTCGCGAGAAGAAAACAGCGCTCGAAAAGGTCGGGAAGAAGTTTTCTTCCGTACTCATAGTCTGTGGCACATACACCAtcg GAAAAGAGAAGTTCTTCCACGGCATGGCACGTCGAGTGGGCTGCACTGTGTGGGCGTGTCCCGAGAAGGACCTCGTGCTGCAGACGGTTGAAGGTCGCAGTTTTAGCCTCGTGCCCCCCCAGTCGTGTCAGCTGCATGTCGTGCCAATGCGGGATTTGACTCATGAG AAAATGCGAAGTTATCTGGCTAATCTGAAGGGAGCATTCAGTGAGGTTGTGGCGTTTAAGCCAAGTGGCTGGGAAAACGGCAAGAGTCCATCCGTTGAAAAAGACTCGGTCACTATACATG GTATACCGTACAGTGAACACTCTAGCTTCTCTGAATTGATTCGTTTCGTCAAATTTCTTAAACCGAAGCAAGTTATTCCGACTGTCTATATATCCGGAGGTATAAAAGCTGTGCAG aaATATTTCCCGTGTCCGTTGATAAGCAAAGAAGATATCCATTGTCAGAGCAAATTAACGGATTATTTCACTATACAGAACCAACAGCAAGTTCCCGCCGTCACTTAA
- the LOC125071715 gene encoding vacuole membrane protein 1: MTKLAGTRRARNQATSLAIPRQNSITDNGKTRQNLSPEVLASMNKEQLRAECRKRGQRTTGNKNELLARLGYYKLAAAVQVETEQRTRNGLHHTHPKEIKTKVVSMDTDSFVLWRKPFITIEYFFRELLILCNTGLRRLLAYKLLALAIVFSISGTAVSYYVSGPHQPYVQEAILTLAWWGWWVILGVCSSVGLGTGLHTFLLYLGPHIARVTLAAYECGGLNFPSPPYPNDIICPEEIDPTYVVSIWNIMAKVRIESMMWGVGTALGELPPYFMARAARLSGGSVAELTEKDDSRTGRAKVMVQRLVQRVGFAGILACASIPNPLFDLAGLTCGHFLVPFWTFFGATVLGKAVIKMHIQKMFVIVAFNETLVGQALSWVERIPYIGPKLEAPLLEFLRNQKARLHKNDSSSLPENQGSILSSLLEKFVLAMVLYFVVSIVNALAQNYSKRVGKKKGKKKE, encoded by the exons ATGACCAAATTAGCTGGCACAAGACGTGCACGAAACCAGGCTACATCACTAGCTATACCTCGGCAAAACTCTATTACTGATAATGGCAAGACTCGTCAAAATTTAAGCCCAGAAGTACTGGCTTCTATGAATAAGGAGCAATTGAGAGCAGAATGCAGAAAAAGAGGTCAACGGACTACAGGAAACAAAAATGAGCTG ctGGCCCGTCTCGGGTACTACAAACTGGCGGCGGCAGTGCAAGTAGAAACCGAACAACGCACGCGCAACGGATTGCACCACACACATCCGAAAGAAATCAA GACTAAAGTCGTATCAATGGATACAGACAGTTTCGTGCTATGGAGGAAACCATTTATAACAATAGAATACTTCTTTCGCGAACTCTTAATATTATGCAACACAGGGTTACGAcg gTTATTAGCATATAAATTACTTGCATTAGCAATAGTGTTCTCTATATCCGGTACAGCTGTATCGTATTATGTTAGTGGGCCACACCAACCTTATGTACAG GAAGCAATTCTGACACTAGCGTGGTGGGGTTGGTGGGTGATACTCGGTGTATGCAGTTCCGTGGGTCTCGGAACGGGCTTACACACGTTTCTCCTGTACCTCGGGCCGCACATAGCGCGCGTCACGCTCGCGGCCTACGAGTGCGGCGGACTCAACTTCCCGTCCCCGCCGTATCCTAACGA CATAATATGTCCCGAAGAAATCGACCCAACGTACGTGGTGTCGATATGGAACATAATGGCCAAGGTGCGCATCGAGTCCATGATGTGGGGCGTGGGCACGGCGCTGGGGGAGCTGCCCCCCTACTTCatggcgcgggcggcgcgcctCTCGGGGGGCAGCGTGGCCGAGCTCACGGAGAAAGACGACTCCAGGACTGGCAG GGCAAAAGTGATGGTGCAGAGGCTAGTGCAGCGCGTCGGCTTCGCCGGCATCCTGGCCTGCGCGTCCATCCCCAACCCGCTGTTCGACCTGGCGGGGCTCACGTGCGGACACTTCCTCGTGCCCTTCTGGACCTTCTTCGGAGCGACGGTGCTGGGAAAGGCCGTGATCAAAATGCACATTCAGAAGATGTTCGTCATCGTCGCGTTTAATGAAACGCTTGTCGG aCAAGCTCTGTCGTGGGTGGAGAGAATACCATACATCGGGCCCAAACTCGAAGCACCATTATTGGAATTTTTGCGTAACCAAAAAGCGCGCTTACATAAAAACGATTCGTCGTCGTTACCAGAGAATCAAGGCTCAATTCTATCTAGTCTTCTAGAAAAATTCGTATTGGCTATGGTCCTATACTTCGTGGTGTCGATAGTGAATGCGCTCGCTCAGAACTACAGTAAACGGGTGGGTAAGAAGAAGGGCAAAAAGAAGGAATAG